The genomic stretch TCAGAAAGATAGGTTTCTAATTCTACAAATACTTTTTGTTTGATGTCTAAGTTTTCAACAATCGCTTCAATAGTTAGATCAGAATCGCCTAAGTTTTTGAGTGAATCTACATAGGAAATGTTTCCTTGAATGCGTTCTTTTCCAGTCGAATCGATTCGTCCTTTTTCGACCAATCGATTTAATATTTTTTCTAAAGCTGCTTTACTTTTGTCTAAAGCCACTTGTTTTGTATCGTATAGTTTGACAATGCATCCAGCAGTTGCTGCAACTTGCGCAATTCCGCTTCCCATAGTTCCTGAACCTATTATTCCTACTTTCATGTTGTTTGAATATTGAATATCGAATAACTAATATTGAATGATGAAGTTTAAATTTTAGCTTGATTCACCAATTTTGTTATTTGACATTCATAAGTTATTGTTTTTATTTTTTGATGTTCTAATACTAGAAACGAAAATTGCAATTAGTTCGTTGTTTTCTTTTATCAATTTTTCTAACTCTTCAGTATCTGAGATACTTTGTATTCCTTTTTGGATTTTTAAATTTACTAAAGATTCTCGTAATTCTTTCAAACATAATTTCATCTTATGCTGAAAATCTCTTGTAGATTCCGCACTTTGCGCTTCTCCATAATTTAAAGCTGAAGATGTTGACGATCGAATAATTTGTTTTCCTAAATGCTCTGATGCGAAATTTTTAGCTGTTTTTTGACAGATTTTTATAATATCAATAGAAAATTGAATTAAACGTTGTTCTATATCGTATTTTTTATTTTTCACTTTTTTAAACTTCGATATTCAGTGTTAGTTATTCTTTATTCGATATTTATTTCCCTTTAAAATTCGGTACTCGTTTTTCAACAAAAGAAGCAACTCCTTCACGATAATCTTCTGATTCGCTCGCTTCTATTTGATGTTTTGATTCTAACGCAAGTTGAGATTCTAAATCATTTGTTAGTGATTGATTTAATACTTTTTTCGTTAAACCTAATGCTTTTGTTGGCATTTTGGCTAATTTTTCAGCTAGTGCAGTAACATCTTCTTTGAAAGTTTCTAGCGGTAATACTTTGTAAATCATTCCTAAACGTTCGGCTTCTACTGCGCCAACTTTATCGCCTAATAACATTAAAGCAGACGCTTTTTGAAATCCGATTAATCGTGGCAAGAAAAACGTTCCTGCGCTATCGGGAATTAAACCGATTTTACTAAATGCTTGAATGAAACTTACTTTTTCATGCGCAACTACAATATCGCATGCTAATGCAATGTTTGCGCCTGCACCTGCGGCAACTCCATTAACAGCACCAATAATTGGTTTTTCAATATTCCGAATTCGCTTAATGATTGGATTGTAATGTTCTTCTAGTATTTTTTTGAATCCAGGATTGAGTTCTGGATGTGTGACTTCTTTTAAGTCTTGACCTGCGCAAAATGCTTTTCCTTCTCCTGTAAGTACAATGGCGCGTACTTCATCATTTTGTTCGCATTGGTCTAAGGTATCTTGTAAACGCAACGCCATTTCACGATTGAAGCTGTTGAATACTTCAGGTCGATTGAGCGTAATGTGCGCTACGTTATTTTGTATGGTTAAATTTATAGATTGGGTATTCATATATAATGAAAAATTTTAAATGTTAAATTTTAAATGTAAAAATGATATTCGGTATAACTTTTACATTTAGAATTTTATATTTTACGGTTTATAATTTACTTAAGGCATTTAAAGTAATCAAAAGGTTCTAAACAGTCTTCACATTTGAATAATGCTTTGCATGCTGTAGAGCCAAATTGACTCACTAATTTTGTATTGGTTGATTTGCAATTGGTACATTTTACAATCCGTTTGTCGCCCAATAACGCTTCTTTGTCTGCATCTGGATTTAATGGCGGCGCAATTCCGTATTCACGCAATGCGTTTCGTCCACGTTCGGTAATCCAATCGGTTGTCCACGCTGGCGCGAGAATTAACTTTATTTTAGATTCGTATCCGTTTTCTTGAAGTGCTTTTGTAATATCTTCACCAATTACGTCCATTGCAGGACAACCTGTGTAGGTTGGTGTAATTTTAACTTCTACAATTCCGTTAACAAGTATAGCAGATCGTACAACACCCATATCCATAATAGAAAGTACCGGAATTTCAGGATCGGATACTTTTTCCAAGATTGGAATAAGGATTTCGTCTATATGTTGTTTTTCTGCGATCATAGTTATTTTAAATACTAAATAAAGAATATTGAAGTTCTTTAATTCTTCTAAATTTTCACTTCTTTATTTATCATTCGACATTCTGTATTCGTTATTCTTTTACCACTTCATGCCTGGATACGTTCTTTGCATGTATTGCATATCGGCCAATAAATAGCCCATGTGTTCTGTATGAATTCCTGATTTTCCTCCTTTTTGGAAGTATTTCAATTCAGGAATTGTAAGTGTTGCTTCTTCTAGTAATGAAGTTACTTTTTCGTAATATGCATCTTTTAGTGTGGAAACGTCGACACCAATTCCTTCTTCCGCCATTATTTTAGCTTCTTCGGTTACTTCAAACAATTCGTTTGTGTACGTCCAAAGTCCGTCAATTGCATTTTGCATTTTTTTGTGACTAATTTCAGTTCCATCGCCTAAACGCTTTATCCAATCGCCCGTAAAACGTACATGATACGAAACTTCCTTGATTGCTTTTTTTGCAATTGCACTTAGTGTGATGTCTTGACTGAATTGCAGTTTTTCTAACACTAATAAATGATATACATCAAATAAATAGTGTCTTGCAATTGTATATGCAAAATCACGATTTGGTTGCTCTACTAAGAGTACATTTTTGTATTCACGCTCTATTCGTAAGAACGCAATATCATCTTCTGTAGCTTCATTTCCTTTAATTTCGGCAGCATATTGAAAGTAACTACGTGTTTGCCCAAATAAATCTAAAGAAATGTTTGTACACGCAATGTCGGTTTCTAAGCTTGGCCCGTGTCCACATAATTCTCCCAATCGCTGACCTGCAATCAAGCAATTGTCTGCTAATTCAAGTATGTAGTTGTATAGGTTTGTTTTCATATTTATGCCCACGAAAGTGGGTATCTTTTTAATGGTAACTTACTGTTTCTTTGAATTACTATTCACTTTGAATCCATTCAACTTGCGTATTTAGATCCCTGCCTTCGCAGGAATGACAAACTTACATTGATAAGATTCCCGCCTGCGCGGGAATGACGCAAAGCGTCACATATGCTTTATCTCATCTGGTAACGTATAAAACGTTGGATGACGATATACTTTGTCGTGTGCAGGTTCAAATAACTCTCCGTTATTTTCAGGATTTGAAGCTGTAATGTTTTTAGATTCTACAACCCAAATACTTACACCTTCGCTTCTGCGTGTGTAAACGTCTCTTGCATTTTCCAACGCCATATCGGCATCAGCTGCATGCAAACTTCCAAAGTGTCTGTGTTCTAATCCGTTTTTACTTCTGACGAATATTTCCCAAAGTGGCCAAGTCTTTTTGTTTGACATAATTTTATGAATTTAAACTTGAAGTCGAAATTGAGGTCGAAATTGAATTTGAATACGTTCGATTTCAGCTTCAGCTTCAAGTTCTTTTTTATACAGCTTTCGCTGAATTTTCTTTTTTTGTTTGTTTTTTTTCTGCGTAACTCATCGCAGCATCACGAACCCATTCTCCTTCTTCCCATGCGCCAACTCTTGCATTCATACGTTCTTTGTTGCAAGGTCCATGACCTTTGACAACTTGCCAAAATTCGTCCCAATTGATTTCTCCAAAGTCATAATGACCTGTTTCTTCATTCCATTTTAAGTCTGGATCTGGAACGGTTAATCCTAAAATATCTGCTTGTGGAACAGTTTGGTCAATGAATTGTTGACGTAATTCGTCATTAGTTTTACGCTTTAGTTTCCACTTCATCGATTGTTCTGTATGCACTGATTCTGCATCTGTTGGACCTAACATCATTAATGAAGGCCACCACCAACGATTTAATGCATCTTGCGCCATTTCTTTTTGTTCTGGAGCTCCGTTACATAATTTCATCATGATTTCGAATCCTTGACGCTGATGAAAACTTTCTTCTTTACATACACGAATCATTGCGCGTGCATAAGGCCCAAATGATGTGTTACATAATGGTACTTGATTTATAATTGCGGCACCATCTACCAACCAACCAACTGCGCCCATGTCTGCCCAACTTACCGTTGGATAGTTAAAGATGCTTGAATATTTTGCTTTTCCAGAGTGTAGTTGTTCGTATAATTCTTCGCGAGAGATTCCTAAGGTTTCACATGCGCTGTAAAGGTATAATCCGTGTCCGGCTTCGTCTTGTACTTTTGCTAGTAACGCAACTTTACGACGCAATGAAGGCGCTCTGGAAATCCAGTTTCCTTCTGGTAACATTCCTACGATTTCAGAATGTGCGTGTTGCGATATTTGTCGAATGTGTGTTTTCCTGTATTTTTCAGGCATCCAATCTTTTGGCTCGATCTTTTCATCATTTGCGATGCGCTGCTCGAAGATTTCCTCTAAGTTTTTTATTTGTGCTTCACTCATAATTATGAATTTTAAATGTAGAATGCTAAATGTTAAATTTAAAAGTTTTCATTTAGATTTCTATTATTTTCCTTTTTCAATTTTCTTGTTTGTTCTTCGTTAATTCGTTTTTTGATCTTTATTCTCTGTTCTATATTCTTTGATCTTTGTTTTCCATTTTCATGGGAATTTCTGCATTTCGACTCCGCTCAATGTAAACGTTAAGGATGGAACAATTTGTTTGAGCTCTTTTGTGAGATGGATTCCTGCCTTCACTTCGATACACTCAGTGACCTCGTATAAATTCATCTCACAAAAAGCGAGTTGTGATAGCCTGACCGCAAATGTTCATTGAGGTTTTCTCGAAATGAACATTTGTGGTAACGCCCAAATTATTTTATTACACATCAAAGTCAACTACAATTTTTTCTGTGGTTGGAACAGATTGGCATGATAATATTAATCCGCTAGCGACTTCATGTTCTGATAATGCATAGTTTATTTTCATTTCTACGGAACCTTCTACAATTCTGCATTTACACGTACTACAAACGCCGCCTTTACACGCAAAAGGCAAATCGGCTCCTGCGGCTAATGCGCCATCTAGGATGTTGTCATATTCGTCTTCCATGATGAAATGAAATTCTTTTCCGCCATCAAGAATCGTTACGTCTGTTCCTTCTACTTTTTGTTCTAACGCTTTCGCGATTTGTGCATTGGATGTTTTTGCATCGCCCGAAAAGAATAGTTCGTAATGAATGTTTTCTTTTGGCAATCCTGTCGCTACCAATTCGTCTCTGATGAGAAATATCATTTCTTCAGGTCCGCAAATGAAACAATCTGCTGTGTCTTTTATGTCGATGAAAGTTTTTGCTAATGTTTGAATTTTCTCTGCGGTAAAACGTCCGTTTAAAAATTCGATATCACGTTTTTCTTTTGTTAGAAAATAGAACACATTGAATCGCTGTAAGTATTTGTTTTTCAGCTGCTCTATTTCTTCTTTAAAGATAATAGATTTTACCGTGCGATTCAAGTAGAAAAGTTTGAATGTACTTTCTGGCTCTAATGCTAAGTGTGTTTTTATGATAGAAAGCATTGGTGTAATTCCGCTTCCTGCGGCAAACGCAATGTAGTTTTTCTTCCCATTCGGATCAACCTCAACGTAAAAATGACCTGCTGGCGCCATTAATTCAAGTTTGTCTCCTGCTTTTAATTCCGTGTTTGCATAAGTAGAAAATACGCCGCCCGGAATTTGCTTTACAGCGACTTTCCATTGATTGTCTACAGGACTTGAACACAGCGAATACGATCTGCGAACATCTTCATCATTGATAAATTTTCGCAACGTTAAATGTTGTCCTTGAATATAGTTGAATTCTTCCTGAAGGTTTTCAGGAATATTGAATGTGATTACCGTACAACTTGAAGTCTCTTTATATACGTCAGCTACTTCAATTTCGTGAAACTTTGCCATGCAC from Kordia antarctica encodes the following:
- a CDS encoding four helix bundle protein; amino-acid sequence: MKNKKYDIEQRLIQFSIDIIKICQKTAKNFASEHLGKQIIRSSTSSALNYGEAQSAESTRDFQHKMKLCLKELRESLVNLKIQKGIQSISDTEELEKLIKENNELIAIFVSSIRTSKNKNNNL
- a CDS encoding enoyl-CoA hydratase-related protein yields the protein MNTQSINLTIQNNVAHITLNRPEVFNSFNREMALRLQDTLDQCEQNDEVRAIVLTGEGKAFCAGQDLKEVTHPELNPGFKKILEEHYNPIIKRIRNIEKPIIGAVNGVAAGAGANIALACDIVVAHEKVSFIQAFSKIGLIPDSAGTFFLPRLIGFQKASALMLLGDKVGAVEAERLGMIYKVLPLETFKEDVTALAEKLAKMPTKALGLTKKVLNQSLTNDLESQLALESKHQIEASESEDYREGVASFVEKRVPNFKGK
- the paaD gene encoding 1,2-phenylacetyl-CoA epoxidase subunit PaaD, with the protein product MIAEKQHIDEILIPILEKVSDPEIPVLSIMDMGVVRSAILVNGIVEVKITPTYTGCPAMDVIGEDITKALQENGYESKIKLILAPAWTTDWITERGRNALREYGIAPPLNPDADKEALLGDKRIVKCTNCKSTNTKLVSQFGSTACKALFKCEDCLEPFDYFKCLK
- the paaC gene encoding 1,2-phenylacetyl-CoA epoxidase subunit PaaC; its protein translation is MKTNLYNYILELADNCLIAGQRLGELCGHGPSLETDIACTNISLDLFGQTRSYFQYAAEIKGNEATEDDIAFLRIEREYKNVLLVEQPNRDFAYTIARHYLFDVYHLLVLEKLQFSQDITLSAIAKKAIKEVSYHVRFTGDWIKRLGDGTEISHKKMQNAIDGLWTYTNELFEVTEEAKIMAEEGIGVDVSTLKDAYYEKVTSLLEEATLTIPELKYFQKGGKSGIHTEHMGYLLADMQYMQRTYPGMKW
- the paaB gene encoding 1,2-phenylacetyl-CoA epoxidase subunit PaaB; amino-acid sequence: MSNKKTWPLWEIFVRSKNGLEHRHFGSLHAADADMALENARDVYTRRSEGVSIWVVESKNITASNPENNGELFEPAHDKVYRHPTFYTLPDEIKHM
- the paaA gene encoding 1,2-phenylacetyl-CoA epoxidase subunit PaaA, with the translated sequence MSEAQIKNLEEIFEQRIANDEKIEPKDWMPEKYRKTHIRQISQHAHSEIVGMLPEGNWISRAPSLRRKVALLAKVQDEAGHGLYLYSACETLGISREELYEQLHSGKAKYSSIFNYPTVSWADMGAVGWLVDGAAIINQVPLCNTSFGPYARAMIRVCKEESFHQRQGFEIMMKLCNGAPEQKEMAQDALNRWWWPSLMMLGPTDAESVHTEQSMKWKLKRKTNDELRQQFIDQTVPQADILGLTVPDPDLKWNEETGHYDFGEINWDEFWQVVKGHGPCNKERMNARVGAWEEGEWVRDAAMSYAEKKQTKKENSAKAV
- the paaE gene encoding 1,2-phenylacetyl-CoA epoxidase subunit PaaE; amino-acid sequence: MAKFHEIEVADVYKETSSCTVITFNIPENLQEEFNYIQGQHLTLRKFINDEDVRRSYSLCSSPVDNQWKVAVKQIPGGVFSTYANTELKAGDKLELMAPAGHFYVEVDPNGKKNYIAFAAGSGITPMLSIIKTHLALEPESTFKLFYLNRTVKSIIFKEEIEQLKNKYLQRFNVFYFLTKEKRDIEFLNGRFTAEKIQTLAKTFIDIKDTADCFICGPEEMIFLIRDELVATGLPKENIHYELFFSGDAKTSNAQIAKALEQKVEGTDVTILDGGKEFHFIMEDEYDNILDGALAAGADLPFACKGGVCSTCKCRIVEGSVEMKINYALSEHEVASGLILSCQSVPTTEKIVVDFDV